The following coding sequences lie in one Heteronotia binoei isolate CCM8104 ecotype False Entrance Well chromosome 6, APGP_CSIRO_Hbin_v1, whole genome shotgun sequence genomic window:
- the DKK1 gene encoding dickkopf-related protein 1 — protein MLQAERFPALFLFLAAALCFSRAAVNAAFSSNLVHSNAIKNVPAGGAVAGAGSPANVELGDSGLREAGNKHPAVDAHQPSACGGDEDCKPDEFCSVSGRGGLHGSQLCLACRRRRKRCLRDAMCCPGSQCNNGMCMPSEHSHFHPGDIEETMLENFDHGTFDPHSKRTTSSSQLHYLKGQEGAICLRSSDCASGLCCARHFWSKICKPVLQEGQVCTKHRKKGSHGLEIFQRCYCADGLTCRLQKDHSNTSRLHSCQRH, from the exons ATGTTACAAGCGGAAAGATTCCCTGCGCTGTTTCTGTTCCTGGCGGCCGCCCTGTGTTTTTCCAGGGCTGCCGTAAACGCCGCTTTCAGCTCGAACCTGGTGCATTCTAACGCCATCAAGAACGTGCCGGCAGGAGGCGCTGTGGCGGGCGCGGGTTCCCCCGCTAACGTAGAGCTTGGCGACTCTGGGCTGCGCGAAGCAGGCAACAAACACCCAGCCGTCGATGCACACCAG CCTTCAGCGTGTGGCGGGGACGAGGACTGCAAGCCCGACGAGTTCTGCTCCGTCTCCGGCCGCGGCGGCCTCCACGGAAGCCAACTCTGCCTCGCCTGTCGGAGACGCCGCAAGCGCTGCCTCCGCGACGCCATGTGCTGCCCGGGCAGTCAGTGCAATAACG GAATGTGTATGCCGTCAGAACATAGTCACTTCCATCCTGGGGATATTGAGGAGACCATGCTAGAGAACTTTGACCATGGCACTTTCGACCCACATTCCAAAAGGACCACATCTTCATCACAGCTACACTATCTGAAAG GCCAAGAAGGTGCCATCTGCCTTCGCTCCTCGGATTGCGCCTCAGGGCTCTGCTGTGCCCGCCATTTCTGGTCCAAGATTTGCAAACCTGTCCTTCAGGAAGGCCAGGTGTGCACGAAACACCGAAAGAAAGGATCTCATGGTTTGGAGATCTTCCAGCGATGTTACTGTGCAGATGGGCTGACATGTCGGCTACAGAAAGACCACAGCAACACTTCCAGACTGCACAGCTGCCAAAGACATTAG